One part of the Musa acuminata AAA Group cultivar baxijiao chromosome BXJ1-5, Cavendish_Baxijiao_AAA, whole genome shotgun sequence genome encodes these proteins:
- the LOC135673354 gene encoding protein MALE DISCOVERER 2-like isoform X1 gives MDKWMLCVILLWVPLASGASLNEEGRALLAFKDRVEFDPYGALSNWDEAADNPCLWFGVECSDDGKVVVLKLNDLCLKGTLTPDIGKLINVRSIILHNNSFSGVIPGEIGRLQKLELLDLGCNNLSGPLPSELENILSLQVLILKNNRFAYSKSPELYDPNDEELLSSNRQLVKRKVENATIRRLLQINGNPSPSDANGLPPPGRQTDSNVNSNQAPSPSPSPSATPSPSSTSPSNTKSSSPSAVPSPPATGEIPETHEVPSKKWVIFLIVGVLLIVVALSAAYVLCYLTQKSVTVMPWTTGLSGQLQKAFVTAGVPSLRRSELETACEQFSNIIGSLSNCSLYKGTLSSGVEIAVTSTIVTSAVEWSEEYEAHFKNQISTLSKVNHKNFMNLLGYCEEEEPFTRMMVFEYAPNGTLFEHLHIKEAEQLDWPARKRITMGIAYCLEHMEQLNPPLVLGNLSSSSIYLTEDYAAKISHLEFWNEDKEAGAESESSNQESIVYKFGILLLEIISGRLPFSEDDGLLVLWASSYLNRKRPLMDMVDRTLNSVREEDITELADVIVSCIDAAPEKRPTMAQVAGRMRMITAIQSEEASPRLSPLWWAELEIISQ, from the exons ATGGACAAGTGGATGCTCTGCGTGATCTTGCTGTGGGTTCCTTTGGCGTCAGGCGCGTCTCTTAACGAAGAAG GGAGGGCTCTTTTGGCGTTCAAAGACAGGGTAGAGTTCGATCCCTATGGTGCTCTGTCGAATTGGGACGAGGCCGCTGACAATCCTTGCTTGTGGTTTGGCGTGGAGTGCTCCGATGATGGAAAAGTCGTGGTCTT GAAGCTGAATGATCTTTGTCTTAAAGGGACACTCACGCCTGATATCGGGAAACTAATCAACGTCAGATCTAT CATTTTGCATAATAATTCCTTTTCTGGAGTCATTCCTGGGGAGATTGGGAGATTACAGAAGCTGGAGTTGTTGGACTTGGGGTGCAATAACCTCAGTGGACCACTGCCATCTgaacttgaaaatattttatcccTGCAAGTCCT tatactcaaaaacaacagattTGCTTATAGCAAATCACCAGAACTATATGATCCCAATGATGAAGAGCTGCTATCATCAAACAGGCAACTTGTTAAAAG GAAAGTTGAAAATGCAACCATCAGGAGACTTCTCCAAATCAATGGCAATCCATCTCCTTCAGATGCCAATGGTCTACCACCACCTGGTCGTCAAACTGATTCAAATGTAAACAGTAATCAggcaccatcaccatcaccatcaccatcagcAACACCATCACCTTCATCAACTTCTCCAAGTAACACTAAAAGCAGCAGCCCCTCAGCTGTGCCTTCACCACCTGCAACTGGAGAAATACCAGAAACCCATGAAGTACCTTCCAAAAAATGGGTTATTTTTCTGATAGTTGGAGTTCTGCTTATTGTTGTTGCTTTATCTGCTGCATATGTCCTTTGTTATCTAACCCAAAAGTCTGTCACCGTAATGCCTTGGACGACTGGCTTAAGTGGGCAATTGCAGAAAGCATTTGTTACAG CAGGTGTGCCGTCGCTGCGACGATCGGAACTTGAAACAGCATGTGAGCAGTTCAGCAACATAATTGGTTCTTTATCTAATTGCTCATTGTACAAAGGAACACTTTCAAGTGGAGTTGAAATAGCGGTGACATCTACTATTGTTACGTCAGCTGTAGAATGGTCAGAAGAATATGAAGCTCATTTCAAGAATCAG ATCTCTACATTGTCCAAAGTGAATCACAAGAACTTCATGAACCTCCTTGGCTATTGTGAGGAAGAAGAGCCTTTTACTAGGATGATGGTGTTTGAATATGCTCCAAACGGGACACTTTTTGAACATTTGCACA TCAAAGAAGCAGAACAGTTGGATTGGCCTGCACGGAAGCGCATAACCATGGGGATAGCTTATTGTCTAGAGCACATGGAGCAGCTCAATCCTCCTCTTGTTCTTGGAAACCTTAGCTCTTCATCCATCTATCTAACTGAAGACTATGCAGCTAAGATTTCACATCTCGAATTCTGGAACGAGGATAAGGAAGCAGGGGCAGAATCTGAAAGCTCAAACCAGGAGAGTATTGTTTACAAGTTTGGGATTCTTCTACTGGAAATTATCTCTGGAAGGCTTCCCTTCTCCGAAGATGACGGCCTGCTTGTGCTCTGGGCTTCGAGCTATTTGAACAGGAAAAGGCCCTTGATGGACATGGTCGACCGGACTCTCAATTCAGTCCGAGAGGAAGATATTACTGAACTTGCTGATGTGATAGTGTCCTGCATAGATGCAGCACCAGAGAAGCGCCCAACGATGGCCCAAGTTGCTGGACGAATGAGGATGATTACAGCTATTCAATCGGAGGAAGCTTCTCCAAGATTATCACCATTGTGGTGGGCAGAACTCGAAATTATTTCTCAGTAG
- the LOC135673359 gene encoding alanine--glyoxylate aminotransferase 2 homolog 3, mitochondrial-like: protein MKGLLLRRLSSSLTPKRGFSGSAAAVAGENAAAAAGLPNMPSFDYTPPPYDGPSAAEILRKRSEFLSPSMFCFYKKPLNIVDGKMQYLFDEDGRRYLDAFGGIATVCCGHCHPEVIEAIINQMKRLQHSTVLYLNHAIADFAEALASKLPGDLKVVFFTNSGTEANELALMIARLYTGCHDIISLRNAYHGNAAGTMGATAQCNWKFNVIQSGVHHALNPDQYRGVFGSDGEKYAKDVQEIIDFGTSGRVAGFISEAIQGVGGILELAPGYLPSVYNSIKKAGGLCIADEVQAGFARTGSHFWGFEAHGVVPDIVTMAKGIGNGIPIGAVVTTPEIAQVLTRRSYFNTFGGNPVCTAGGHAVLKVLEKEKLQENALVVGSYLKDGLMALKEKHEIIGDVRGRGLMLGVELVTDRQQKTPAKTEILHVMETMKDLGVLVGKGGFYGNVFRITPPLCFSKEDSDFFVDAMDIALSKL, encoded by the exons ATGAAAGGGCTTCTCCTCCGAAGGCTTTCTTCCTCTCTGACCCCGAAGAGGGGGTTCTCCGGATCGGCGGCTGCAGTGGCCGGCGAGAATGCTGCCGCCGCTGCTGGACTCCCCAATATGCCGTCTTTCGACTACACACCGCCGCCGTACGACGGGCCCTCGGCGGCGGAGATCCTCCGGAAGCGGTCGGAGTTCCTCAGCCCTTCCATGTTCTGCTTCTACAAGAAGCCC TTGAACATTGTTGACGGGAAGATGCAGTACTTGTTTGACGAGGATGGGCGCCGCTACCTTGATGCATTCGGTGGTATTGCTACCGTTTGCTGTGGACACTGCCACCCTGAAGTTATTGAAGCCATAATTAATCAGATGAAGCGGCTGCAACATTCTACTGTTTTATATCTAAACCATGCGATTGCGGATTTTGCTGAGGCATTAGCTTCAAAGTTGCCTGGGGATCTTAAG GTTGTGTTTTTCACAAACTCTGGTACTGAAGCAAATGAGCTGGCATTAATGATTGCTCGGCTTTATACTGGTtgccatgatatcatatcactcaGGAATGCATACCATGGAAATGCTGCTGGGACAATGGGTGCAACTGCTCAATGTAACTGGAAATTCAACGTTATCCAG AGTGGAGTACACCATGCACTGAACCCAGATCAATACAGAGGAGTTTTTGGTTCGGATGGAGAAAAATATGCGAAGGATGTTCAAGAAATCATAGACTTTGGAACTTCTGGACGAGTTGCAGGTTTCATTTCGGAAGCGATTCAA GGAGTAGGTGGGATATTGGAATTGGCACCCGGTTACTTGCCTTCTGTATATAATAGCATAAAGAAAGCTGGAGGGCTCTGCATAGCTGATGAGGTCCAGGCAGGATTTGCACGTACAGGGAGTCATTTCTGGGGTTTCGAAGCGCATGGTGTGGTACCGGACATAGTAACTATGGCCAAG GGCATTGGAAATGGGATACCTATCGGTGCTGTGGTTACAACTCCAGAGATTGCCCAAGTCTTGACTCGCCGAAGCTACTTTAATACCTTTGGTGGTAATCCTGTCTGCACAGCTGGTGGTCATGCTGTCCTCAAAGTTCTCGAGAAAGAAAAGCTTCAAGAAAATGCATTAGTCGTGGGATCGTACTTGAAAGATGGACTAATGGCACTCAAAGAAAAGCATGAAA TCATTGGCGATGTAAGGGGAAGAGGTCTGATGCTAGGAGTTGAGTTGGTCACTGACCGTCAACAAAAGACTCCAGCCAAAACTGAAATCTTGCATGTTATGGAGACAATGAAAG ACTTGGGTGTGTTAGTTGGAAAGGGTGGCTTCTATGGCAATGTTTTTAGAATAACACCTCCTCTCTGCTTCTCCAAAGAAGATTCAG ATTTCTTCGTGGATGCGATGGACATTGCATTATCGAAGCTATGA
- the LOC135673354 gene encoding protein MALE DISCOVERER 2-like isoform X2, which translates to MDKWMLCVILLWVPLASGASLNEEGRALLAFKDRVEFDPYGALSNWDEAADNPCLWFGVECSDDGKVVVLKLNDLCLKGTLTPDIGKLINVRSIILHNNSFSGVIPGEIGRLQKLELLDLGCNNLSGPLPSELENILSLQVLILKNNRFAYSKSPELYDPNDEELLSSNRQLVKRKVENATIRRLLQINGNPSPSDANGLPPPGRQTDSNVNSNQAPSPSPSPSATPSPSSTSPSNTKSSSPSAVPSPPATGEIPETHEVPSKKWVIFLIVGVLLIVVALSAAYVLCYLTQKSVTVMPWTTGLSGQLQKAFVTGVPSLRRSELETACEQFSNIIGSLSNCSLYKGTLSSGVEIAVTSTIVTSAVEWSEEYEAHFKNQISTLSKVNHKNFMNLLGYCEEEEPFTRMMVFEYAPNGTLFEHLHIKEAEQLDWPARKRITMGIAYCLEHMEQLNPPLVLGNLSSSSIYLTEDYAAKISHLEFWNEDKEAGAESESSNQESIVYKFGILLLEIISGRLPFSEDDGLLVLWASSYLNRKRPLMDMVDRTLNSVREEDITELADVIVSCIDAAPEKRPTMAQVAGRMRMITAIQSEEASPRLSPLWWAELEIISQ; encoded by the exons ATGGACAAGTGGATGCTCTGCGTGATCTTGCTGTGGGTTCCTTTGGCGTCAGGCGCGTCTCTTAACGAAGAAG GGAGGGCTCTTTTGGCGTTCAAAGACAGGGTAGAGTTCGATCCCTATGGTGCTCTGTCGAATTGGGACGAGGCCGCTGACAATCCTTGCTTGTGGTTTGGCGTGGAGTGCTCCGATGATGGAAAAGTCGTGGTCTT GAAGCTGAATGATCTTTGTCTTAAAGGGACACTCACGCCTGATATCGGGAAACTAATCAACGTCAGATCTAT CATTTTGCATAATAATTCCTTTTCTGGAGTCATTCCTGGGGAGATTGGGAGATTACAGAAGCTGGAGTTGTTGGACTTGGGGTGCAATAACCTCAGTGGACCACTGCCATCTgaacttgaaaatattttatcccTGCAAGTCCT tatactcaaaaacaacagattTGCTTATAGCAAATCACCAGAACTATATGATCCCAATGATGAAGAGCTGCTATCATCAAACAGGCAACTTGTTAAAAG GAAAGTTGAAAATGCAACCATCAGGAGACTTCTCCAAATCAATGGCAATCCATCTCCTTCAGATGCCAATGGTCTACCACCACCTGGTCGTCAAACTGATTCAAATGTAAACAGTAATCAggcaccatcaccatcaccatcaccatcagcAACACCATCACCTTCATCAACTTCTCCAAGTAACACTAAAAGCAGCAGCCCCTCAGCTGTGCCTTCACCACCTGCAACTGGAGAAATACCAGAAACCCATGAAGTACCTTCCAAAAAATGGGTTATTTTTCTGATAGTTGGAGTTCTGCTTATTGTTGTTGCTTTATCTGCTGCATATGTCCTTTGTTATCTAACCCAAAAGTCTGTCACCGTAATGCCTTGGACGACTGGCTTAAGTGGGCAATTGCAGAAAGCATTTGTTACAG GTGTGCCGTCGCTGCGACGATCGGAACTTGAAACAGCATGTGAGCAGTTCAGCAACATAATTGGTTCTTTATCTAATTGCTCATTGTACAAAGGAACACTTTCAAGTGGAGTTGAAATAGCGGTGACATCTACTATTGTTACGTCAGCTGTAGAATGGTCAGAAGAATATGAAGCTCATTTCAAGAATCAG ATCTCTACATTGTCCAAAGTGAATCACAAGAACTTCATGAACCTCCTTGGCTATTGTGAGGAAGAAGAGCCTTTTACTAGGATGATGGTGTTTGAATATGCTCCAAACGGGACACTTTTTGAACATTTGCACA TCAAAGAAGCAGAACAGTTGGATTGGCCTGCACGGAAGCGCATAACCATGGGGATAGCTTATTGTCTAGAGCACATGGAGCAGCTCAATCCTCCTCTTGTTCTTGGAAACCTTAGCTCTTCATCCATCTATCTAACTGAAGACTATGCAGCTAAGATTTCACATCTCGAATTCTGGAACGAGGATAAGGAAGCAGGGGCAGAATCTGAAAGCTCAAACCAGGAGAGTATTGTTTACAAGTTTGGGATTCTTCTACTGGAAATTATCTCTGGAAGGCTTCCCTTCTCCGAAGATGACGGCCTGCTTGTGCTCTGGGCTTCGAGCTATTTGAACAGGAAAAGGCCCTTGATGGACATGGTCGACCGGACTCTCAATTCAGTCCGAGAGGAAGATATTACTGAACTTGCTGATGTGATAGTGTCCTGCATAGATGCAGCACCAGAGAAGCGCCCAACGATGGCCCAAGTTGCTGGACGAATGAGGATGATTACAGCTATTCAATCGGAGGAAGCTTCTCCAAGATTATCACCATTGTGGTGGGCAGAACTCGAAATTATTTCTCAGTAG
- the LOC135673357 gene encoding gamma-interferon-responsive lysosomal thiol protein-like, which produces MASSRRLGLGLLLFLLCHVFSTPVVVSGRKVSLSLYYEALCPFCSSFIVNHLPKIFSNGLISIVDLDFIPFGNAMLDPNGSISCQHGQYECLLNTVEACAISSWPIVQQHFRFIYCVEHLVEEGQYTNWEACFQQTGFGSKPVIDCYNSGYGDELELQYKAKTDALQPPHIYVPWLVVNGQPLYEDYENFEHYVCKAYDGVPPRACEGLLLRTSEKEKPNKEEPFCYIDGVISPSEAGKKHKMELHY; this is translated from the exons ATGGCTTCGTCCCGCCGCCTCGGCCTcggcctcctcctcttcctcctctgccaTGTCTTCTCCACGCCCGTTGTTGTTTCCGGTCGGAAGGTCTCGCTGTCCTTGTACTACGAGGCGCTGTGCCCCTTCTGCTCCAGCTTCATCGTGAACCACCTCCCCAAGATCTTCAGCAACGGACTGATCTCCATCGTCGACCTCGATTTCATCCCCTTCGGCAACGCCATGCTCGACCCCAACGGCTCCATCTCCTGCCAG CATGGCCAGTATGAGTGCCTATTGAACACTGTTGAAGCATGTGCTATAAGTTCTTGGCCCATTGTG CAACAACATTTTAGATTCATTTACTGTGTTGAGCACTTGGTTGAAGAAGGTCAATACACCAACTGGGAAGCTTGTTTCCAACAGACTGGCTTTGGTTCAAAACCTGTCATCGATTGCTATAACAGTGGATATGGGGATGAG CTTGAACTACAATATAAAGCAAAGACAGATGCACTTCAGCCCCCTCACATTTATGTGCCTTGGTTGGTAGTTAACGGACAGCCACTCTATGAG GATTATGAGAATTTCGAGCATTACGTTTGCAAAGCCTATGATGGAGTACCTCCTAGAGCTTGTGAAGGGCTGCTTCTAAGGACATCTGAGAAGGAAAAACCAAACAAAGAGGAGCCATTTTGCTATATTGATGGAGTGATAAGCCCTTCCGAAGCCGGAAAGAAGCACAAAATGGAGCTACACTACTGA
- the LOC135673358 gene encoding uncharacterized protein LOC135673358: MAIAFPTLLLTLLLSSSHLPLSSPADEAFDVRRHLSTVTRYDVATETYDGSFSPSAIHDGCRPIHLNLVARHGTRAPTKKRIKELDRLAIRLDLLLDDAKQKAGKDSLQKIPAWLWGWQSPWKGRERGGELIVKGEEELYKLGTRVRERFPQLFDEEYHPDTFRIMATQVPRASASAVAFGMGIFAGKGSLGPGQHRSFSVISESRASDIHLRFFDTCETYKEFRTSKEPDVEKIKEPLFDQIASSLSSRYHLNFTRQDISTLWFLCKQEASLLDITNRACGLFNPSEVSLLEWTDDIEVFVLKGYGESVNYHMGVPLLQDVVHSMEQAISAEEGNLASGTSEKARLRFAHAETVVPFTCLLGLFLEGPEFEQIQREQPLSLPPKPPQRRNWRGSSVAPFAGNNMLVLYQCPGNTSNDRLSSGVQRNKYFVHVLHNEIPIPMPGCGQRDFCQFEVFKERIVNPHLKHDFNSVCNMKLKMPEANCPQKPCSFTTKLSNLFGRFFPKKDHNPCIKNKKNEL, translated from the exons ATGGCGATCGCTTTCCCCACCCTTCTTCTcacccttctcctctcttcctctcatCTCCCTCTCTCCTCACCCGCCGACGAGGCTTTCGACGTCCGCCGACACCTCTCGACCGTCACCAG ATACGATGTTGCAACAGAGACGTACGATGGTTCCTTTTCTCCTTCTGCCATACATGATGGATGCAGACCAATTCACTTAAATCTTGTG GCAAGGCACGGCACACGTGCCCCAACCAAGAAACGCATAAAAGAGTTGGATCGTTTGGCAATTCGTTTAGATTTACTTCTCGATGATGCTAAGCAAAAAGCAGGAAAGGACTCTCTGCAGAAAATTCCAGCCTGGTTATGGGGTTGGCAGTCACCATGGAAAGGTAGAGAGAGAGGTGGGGAGCTAATCGTCAAAGGGGAGGAAGAGCTTTACAAACTTGGAACCCGTGTGAGGGAAAGGTTTCCGCAACTGTTTGATGAAGAATATCACCCTGATACATTCCGAATAATGGCAACACAG GTCCCTCGAGCATCAGCTAGTGCTGTGGCATTTGGCATGGGAATATTTGCTGGGAAAGGCAGCCTTGGACCTGGACAGCATCGGTCTTTTTCTGTGATTAGTGAAAGTCGTGCTAGTGACATACATCTGCGGTTCTTTGATACTTGTGAAACATACAAG GAATTTAGAACAAGTAAAGAGCCCGATGTTGAAAAGATAAAAGAACCTCTTTTTGATCAAATTGCATCTTCATTATCTAGTCGATACCACCTAAATTTTACAAGGCAGGATATTTCAACCCTCTGGTTTCTATGTAAGCAG GAAGCATCTTTACTGGACATTACAAATCGAGCTTGTGGCCTTTTTAATCCTTCCGAG GTTTCTTTACTTGAGTGGACAGATGACATAGAGGTATTTGTACTAAAGGGTTATGGTGAATCGGTTAATTACCACATGGGAGTACCATTACTCCAAGATGTTGTCCACTCAATGGAGCAAGCAATTTCTGCTGAAGAAG GAAACCTTGCCAGTGGAACTTCCGAGAAAGCAAGGCTTCGTTTTGCACATGCTGAAACGGTCGTTCCTTTCACCTGTTTGCTTGGACTTTTTCTTGAAGGACCTG AATTTGAACAAATTCAACGGGAGCAACCATTGAGCCTTCCTCCAAAGCCACCCCAGAGGAGAAATTGGAGGGGCAGCAGTGTAGCACCTTTTGCTGGCAATAACATGTTGGTCTTATACCAGTGTCCAGGCAATACTTCTAATGACAGATTATCCTCTGGAGTTCAAAGGAACAAGTATTTTGTGCATGTGCTGCACAATGAAATCCCAATTCCGATGCCG GGTTGTGGCCAAAGAGATTTTTGTCAGTTTGAGGTTTTCAAG GAAAGAATTGTCAATCCCCATCTGAAGCATGATTTCAATTCGGTTTGCAACATGAAGTTGAAAATGCCAGAAGCCAATTGCCCACAAAAACCTTGTTCATTCACTACCAAGTTGTCAAATTTATTTGGTAGATTTTTCCCGAAGAAAGACCACAATCCATGCATAAAAAACAAGAAGAATGAATTGTGA